In Candidatus Hydrogenedentota bacterium, a single genomic region encodes these proteins:
- the aroB gene encoding 3-dehydroquinate synthase: MEEFSPATVPVALGDRSYTIHIGVDNLGLLRDFLESDRAPRGAVGLVTDTNVGPLYAERVVEQVRAAGRDCAVHVMPAGEEAKCLDRVGEICGAFLGAGLDRAGLLVALGGGVVGDIAGFAAAVFMRGVPFVQIPTTIVAQVDSSVGGKTGVNHPLGKNTIGAFHQPAAVIMDMSLLDTLPPRELRAGMAEVIKHGVIADPALFARLEGDAPAILAMSRAALRLPVVRSCEIKAAVVAEDEREHGKRANLNYGHTFGHAIETVSGYSRFLHGEAVALGMCAAGELGRLLGMVDGAFTARQRACCEAFGLPVSWPEMPLDETLAAMKRDKKARAGTLKFIVPAGLGSVEQRTDITPEMAREALRVLL, from the coding sequence ATGGAGGAGTTTTCCCCCGCAACGGTGCCGGTCGCCCTCGGCGACCGGTCCTACACCATCCACATCGGCGTGGACAACCTCGGACTGCTCCGGGACTTCCTGGAGTCGGACCGCGCCCCGCGCGGCGCCGTCGGGCTGGTGACGGACACGAACGTGGGGCCGCTCTACGCGGAACGGGTCGTTGAACAAGTCCGCGCAGCGGGCCGCGACTGCGCTGTCCATGTCATGCCCGCGGGCGAGGAGGCCAAGTGTCTTGACCGCGTCGGCGAAATCTGCGGCGCATTTCTCGGCGCGGGCCTGGACCGCGCCGGGCTGCTCGTCGCCCTCGGCGGCGGCGTGGTCGGCGACATCGCGGGCTTCGCCGCCGCCGTCTTCATGCGCGGCGTCCCCTTCGTCCAGATTCCCACCACCATTGTCGCCCAGGTGGACTCCAGTGTCGGCGGCAAGACCGGCGTGAACCACCCCCTCGGAAAGAACACCATCGGCGCGTTCCACCAGCCCGCCGCCGTCATCATGGACATGTCCCTCCTCGACACCCTGCCCCCCCGCGAACTGCGCGCGGGCATGGCCGAAGTCATCAAGCACGGGGTCATCGCAGACCCCGCCCTCTTCGCGCGACTCGAGGGCGACGCACCGGCCATTCTCGCCATGAGCCGCGCGGCCCTCCGCCTGCCCGTGGTGCGCTCCTGCGAAATCAAGGCCGCCGTCGTGGCCGAGGACGAGCGCGAGCACGGAAAACGCGCCAACCTCAACTACGGCCACACCTTCGGACACGCCATCGAGACCGTCAGCGGTTATTCCCGGTTTCTCCACGGCGAGGCCGTCGCCCTCGGCATGTGCGCCGCCGGCGAGCTCGGGCGGCTGCTGGGCATGGTTGACGGCGCGTTCACCGCGCGCCAGCGCGCCTGCTGCGAGGCCTTCGGCCTCCCCGTGTCCTGGCCGGAAATGCCCCTCGACGAGACACTGGCCGCCATGAAACGCGACAAAAAAGCCCGCGCGGGAACGCTCAAGTTCATTGTGCCCGCAGGGCTCGGTTCTGTGGAGCAGCGGACGGATATCACGCCGGAAATGGCGCGGGAGGCCCTGCGGGTCCTGCTCTGA
- a CDS encoding tetratricopeptide repeat protein, whose protein sequence is MLFGGDNAESYYDEGLTAAMKGDLETAVAHFNRATQLDPTFATAWYQLGRCLLRQGATGEAAAALEKALALSPGMTVARIELGYALFKAGNTDQANRVFAQVLDEKPDTPRAILGLGYCAYQAKNWDTAMALADRAASGTSDRFEALFLSGRAAHMMRLKEAALDRLFAADALIDRLIEASPDQPEGYYLRGQIYFLTGEYAKALEHFNAAMDRSQPGRRYAVYNEIFDQVEILAGQGWCHKQMGDTEAARGAGLRILELKPGSRRGKWLTGEADA, encoded by the coding sequence ATGCTCTTTGGCGGAGACAACGCGGAAAGTTACTACGACGAGGGCCTGACCGCCGCCATGAAGGGTGACCTTGAGACGGCCGTCGCCCATTTCAACCGGGCCACGCAGCTCGACCCAACCTTTGCCACGGCGTGGTACCAGTTGGGCCGATGCCTCCTGCGCCAGGGCGCCACCGGCGAGGCCGCCGCCGCCCTGGAAAAGGCCCTCGCCCTGTCCCCCGGCATGACCGTGGCCCGCATCGAGCTCGGTTACGCCCTCTTCAAGGCCGGAAACACGGACCAGGCAAACCGTGTCTTCGCACAGGTCCTCGACGAGAAACCGGACACGCCGCGCGCGATTCTCGGGCTCGGATACTGCGCCTATCAGGCGAAGAACTGGGACACCGCCATGGCCCTCGCCGACCGCGCCGCCTCGGGCACCTCGGACCGCTTCGAGGCACTCTTCCTCAGCGGCCGCGCGGCCCACATGATGCGCCTGAAGGAGGCCGCCCTCGACCGCCTCTTCGCGGCGGACGCCCTCATTGACCGCCTCATCGAGGCAAGCCCCGATCAGCCCGAGGGCTACTACCTGCGCGGCCAGATTTACTTCCTCACCGGCGAGTACGCAAAAGCCCTCGAGCATTTCAACGCCGCCATGGATCGGTCGCAGCCAGGACGCCGATACGCCGTGTACAACGAGATTTTCGACCAGGTGGAAATTCTCGCCGGTCAGGGCTGGTGCCACAAACAGATGGGCGACACGGAGGCGGCCCGCGGGGCCGGCCTGCGCATCCTGGAACTCAAACCCGGAAGCCGGCGCGGAAAATGGCTGACCGGCGAGGCGGACGCCTGA
- a CDS encoding 4Fe-4S binding protein, translating into MAAKVDTDLCAGCGDCVTECPTEAIEMTEEGKAKVKEDDCADCGACVDVCPTQAISLD; encoded by the coding sequence ATGGCGGCGAAAGTAGACACGGACCTTTGCGCGGGCTGCGGCGACTGCGTGACAGAATGCCCCACGGAAGCGATTGAGATGACTGAAGAGGGCAAGGCCAAGGTGAAAGAGGACGACTGCGCGGATTGCGGCGCGTGCGTTGACGTGTGCCCCACGCAGGCCATATCCCTGGACTAG